The genomic interval TGAGGTCGCGTCATGACCAAGACCGTGCAACAGACCACCCTGCACTGGGAAGCAGCGCTCGCCATTGCCCGCGGGGCGCTGGTCAAGGGCCAGGAACTGGGCATTCGCGTGGCGGTGGCGGTGATGGACCGCGGCGGTAACCTGCTGGCCTTCGCCCGTGACCCGGGCGCGCCGTTTCACTCCAGCAAGATCGCCGAGGACAAGGCCACCACCTCCGGCGGCTTCGGGCTGCCGACCAAGCAGTGGTGGCCGGTGCTGGAGGGCATGAACTCGCCGGGTCTGCTGGCCGGCATCGCCGCCGTGCCGCGCATGGTGGTGTTCGGCGGCGGCGTGCCGGTGTACGTGAACGGCGAGTGCATCGCCGGCGTCGGCGTGTCCGGCGGCAGCGAGGAGGAGGACGAAATCTGTGCCCGAATCGGCATTG from Immundisolibacter sp. carries:
- a CDS encoding heme-binding protein encodes the protein MTKTVQQTTLHWEAALAIARGALVKGQELGIRVAVAVMDRGGNLLAFARDPGAPFHSSKIAEDKATTSGGFGLPTKQWWPVLEGMNSPGLLAGIAAVPRMVVFGGGVPVYVNGECIAGVGVSGGSEEEDEICARIGIAAAGLSAEPGQG